Genomic segment of Bacteroides intestinalis DSM 17393:
CCGAACGCCGTAGCCTGAACCAAAAAACAGGTTTACATAAAGCCGATACCACCCTTCGCTCTGTCGGTTTCCAGCCTATGTTGTTCGTCTCATGGCAGAAAAAGAAAAACAGGATCATCCTGCACTATTATGGAAATACCTCGCAACCGTCATTATACGATCTGATCGCCCCCACCAACAACAGCGATCCGCTCAACATCACACGAAGCAACCCTAATCTGAAGCCTACTTACAATCAATCCGTCCGACTGGAAGCACAAAATACAAAGCAAGGCGTCTTTGCCACACTGAACTGGAACAACAGAATCAACAGCCAGACCCGTGCAGTGACCTACAACCAGCAGACAGGCGGGCGTGAAACCTATCCGGTCAATATCAACGGCAACTGGAACATGAACGGGGTACTTCGATATCAGAAGCGCATCAAAAGTTTTAGCCTGAATGCCAATGCCGGAGGCTCTTTTGCGCAAGATGTCAGCCTCATCAACGAAAACCAGACCGAACAACCGGAGCGTAGTACCACTCACAACACCGGGATAAACACTGATCTCCGCCTATCCTACCAGCCTAAATGGGGAAACTTCGACCTGAACGGAAGATGGAATTTTCAACATTCTGCCAACTCGCTTCTGGAAACAGATACTTACACCCGTAATTATGCTTTCGGAATAAACGCCTTTGCCGATTTACCCAAAAGTATACAGCTGAGAACCGATGCGAATTATTCTTTCCGAAACGGTACGAACATAAAGAAGGGGGAAGACGACCAATTTGTATGGAACGCAAGTATCACATGGCGTTTCCTGAAAAAAAAGCAAGCCGAGGTATCAGCCAACTGGGTGGATATACTCAGCCAACAAAAGAGTTATTACCGCAGCACTATGGCAGATGGCTTTTACGAGAGCCATACGCAACAGATAGGCAGTTACTTCATCGTCTCTGTGAAATACCGTTTTAACCAACCTCTTCGCAAAAAGTCTGTGTCTCCTCAGTAGCAACAGATTGCACCGAACGAAGCCCGCGAGGGGAAGAACCAAAATACTTCTTACAGTAGTTAGAGAAGTGAGGCAAAGATTCGAAACCATATTTATAACAGATTTCGGAGATTGTGGCTTCCGTATACCGAAGTTCATAAGCTATGCTCTCTTTACGCTTCTCCATCATCCACTCATAAACAGGTTTATGGAACACAGAGTTGAAAATGCGCCGGAAGGTGGTAGTAGTGTAGCCACCTAATTGGGCTAATTCTTCCACAGTCTTCACCTTCATATGGTTTTGTAAAACAAAATACTCGAAGCTGGACGTATATCTGGACAGTGAATGCACCAGCATAGAGAGATCATAATCGGAATAATATTGTCCCAGAATAAAAGCAAGTTCTTTCCGTTTAAGAGAAAGCAATTCCCGGCAAATCTTCTCTTCTACCAAATAAGCTTTTGAAGCACTCAGAAAGAAATTCAATTCATTAGTAATTTTCAAAGGCGTGAATATGAGGGGAGGAGTTACACTTTTCATTATATATTTATAGCGTTCCTCGCAAAACAATTCAGGCTGATTGAAGCGGTAACAAACACATTCCACATCCGTCAGAGCAAGAATCTCATACTTTGAACCGATAGCCTGAAGAATAAACTCACCGGCATGCAGCACAGTACCTGCATACTCCTGACTGTTGACAAGAACTTCTCCTTCTAACAGAAAAATCATGATATTCTCTTCGCATTTTTGGGCAGGAAGGTGGAAACCTCTTGAATGAGAGGCATAAATGATAGCATTAGCTACAGCCTTAGGGCACTGCTGACACGATATGACCGCACCACATGCAGAGTAAGTTTGCATTGTAGATTGAATGTTTTTTGTTTGTTATTGTGCGGCAAAAATAAGAATATTATGGGAAGAAACAAAAAAATCCCCAAAGACTTTACAAAAGTGAAAGTCTTCGGGGATAATTCTTCAATCTATCCAATAATGCTATGGCAAGCGCAGTCTCTTATAACGATTTCGAAGAAGCCTTATGAATCTTGAAAGTTGCAAGGTTCCCTTTGTGGTCTGTAGGCCAAACACAGGAAGGGGTCAGGAACTTATCTTTGGAATCATTTTCTATTATTATGCCTCTCACAACTGTTTCGGAAGGACCTACCAATATGCAATTTTTCAATGAAAGAATCGAGTTCATCGGATAATAATAAATAAAATCAATCCGGTCACGTTCATCGGCTTCGGGGGCCCAAGCTAATTTTTCCAGTTTAGCTTCTTCTGCAAGCTTATTTCCTGCGGGAAATGTGAAGCCGGGATATCGAACAGGATTAGGATATTTTTCACGATAACTATCCTTGAATCCAGCTTCATGAAGCATCATAGAACAATCCCAATGAATGACAGCCCCATTGTGATCCCATAGATTTTTTGTGTCCGCCTGCCAGTCCAAATGAGAAGGCTCGTTGAAATCTCCTCCCATAATAACCGGACGTCCTTGTTTAATATCGGTTTGCACTTCTTGTACGAAAGCATGGATAGACTCATCTCTGAATGACAAACGATTGGCTTTCAGAACCTCGGACTCATCTGTTATAGGATTATCTATCTTTTTCCAGCTCGTGCCACTATATCCACGTGGCATATAACATTCATAATTCCGATAATCTAAATGGCAGGAATAAAAAGAAACTGGCTGCCCTTCGATTGTGGTTGTCATTTTCACCATAGCACGGCTTTCATCACCCGGTACAATGCAACATTTAGTCATGCTATCCGGTTTGAATTTACTTAAAATACCAATTGCCAGATCGAAAGTCTCTCCATAATAATGCTTTCCCCTCTTCTTCAATTCCTCTATCACGTGTGGTATAAACCGTTTTCCATCTCTGACTTCACATAAGAAAACTACATCTGCATCCATCTGGTCCAATACATCAATAATTCCTTGATCTCCATTAGGCACTTTAGCACCTCCATGCCACAGGTTTAATTGAAAAACTCTAAATGTACTTTTTGCTTTTGCATTGCAAAGGTTAACTGAACAAAACAGGCATAGTAATAATAATAGTAAATTCTTTTTCATTTCGTTAATTCATTCTATAACCTTGATAAATTATAAGTTTATACAAAAGTAGTATATTCTCTGTGCATTCCAAGCTACTTATATAGTTTTTGAATTCTAATTCTTTGTATCACACCCCACACGGTAACTCCATTTACACGCCGAGGTAAGGTCGTTACATACCGAGGTAAAGAGCGTTACAATAAAAGGTAAAATCCGTTACATACAGCGGTAAATGCTTTTACATCCTGTTGTAAATGACCCGTAAATGCTAATATCATATTTTCTATCATATACATAAGAGTCACAGTCTTAAGGCACTGCTGACACGATATGGCTACACCACACGCAGAGTAAGTTTGCATTGTAGATTGAATGTTTTTTGTTTGTTATTGTGCGGCGAAAATAAAAATATGATGAGAAGATACCAAAAAGCCCCAAAGACTTTACGTTTTGTAAAGTCTTTGGGGAAAAATAAAGGTTTATAAAAGATTATTTAACAGGAGTTATAGGATCAGCCTGAGGCTCTGCATCGCTCCATTCTCCCCATTCTGGTTCACCAAATGTCACCTGAGCAGCATCACTTGTTAAACTTAAAGTATAACGGACACGTTTTCCTTTCTCCCATGTTATAGCAGGAAGAGATACTTCTTTTACACCATCTTCAAGAGTAGATTGACCGTTTCCTCCTTCTTCTGTAACTTTTGCAGAATAAGTGACTTTCACCTTTACAGCATCAGCTGCAATAGCTTGAGGTAAGAGCATAAACAAAGCAGCAGTAGATTGATCTAAATTAGAAACATCTGCATCCGCATTAGAAATCAATTCAACAGAACCCGTATAGGCATATACAGTAGGAGTAGCCGATACTTTAACTTCAGTCCAAGTTCCTGCAGTTTTAGAACCATCAAAAGTAAAAGTACCCTGATCTTTCACACCTGTAAGTTCTAATTTAGTTAATGTATAAGTAAATCCGACTTCACCTTTAATTGAGAAATTAACCTGAGTCAATAAATGGCAGAATGGAAGTTGCAGATCACCAGCATCTTTATTTTTATCAATCAAATTTGCAGCCAATAAATCTTTTTGATCACCAATTTCACCAACTGTATAGTCAAAATGAGGATAGTTTGTCGTTACAGTCAGAGTTTGTTCTGGAGAGACAGAGAAAAATTGTACAAATCCAGTCGTAGGCCAATAATATGGGCCAGAAGTATACTCCCACTTATTCACATCCTTTTTATTAACTACCACACCCGGCATAAACTCTCCAAGTGTAACATCAGGGCCTATCTTCGTTGCCGTCTTATATCCATAAACTTTAAAGGATTTGAAATCTGCGTTATTCACAATATTCGCTCTTGTAGCATTACTCACTACTGCGCCAAAGTTAATTTTTGCCTTTTCACCAGCCTTCTCAATCTCTTCATTCTGTGAGCAACCTACGATTGCCAACGCAGCAACTGCTGCCAATAAAATCTTCTTCATAATCGTTTGTTTTATAAGTTAATATTTTTATTTGTTTACTTTCAATTCACAGGTAATTCAACATCCGTCTCATCATCCCAATCACCGACATCACCACCCATACCACCGCCTCCACCGGGAGGAACTTCCACATCATCCACTTCTATTTCTTCATCAATCGGTATTTCAATATCCGTTGCCGGATCTCCCTCTCCCTCTTCAGGAGGAGTAGGCGGAGGAGATGGAGCAGTTACAGCGGCTGTTATGTCAACCTTGACTTCCTGAACCGTATTATCTACCTTCACAAGTAGTAATTTCATCGTTACCTCGCTGCCTGAACGTGTGCCTGCTGATTCTGATACAAAAAAAGCAGAAAAGCTACCACGTATCACATCACCTCCTTTTCGGGCCTCTACATAAATTGGGGCAACACTTGCTGTACATGAGCCATTACTAATGTAATAAGAACCATTCATCCCGTCTACATTACAGATAATGCTTGCCACATTCTTCAATCCTTTCACCTTTATTTCAAAAGAATAGTTCTTGACTACCAGTTTCGGTTGAAACTCCATCAAAAGCATCTTCTCACTCTTTTCTATTTTCATATCTTTCACACTTACTACATACAAAGGGTCTGGCGACCACACCATCGCTTCACTGCTATTAAGCCCTGTACACGGTCCGGTGTAAGCTTCAATCGTCTCATACGCCCCATCACCACGAATCAACACACTCTCTGTATTATAATTGTAAATCACCATGTCATAATATCCCGGTGGCACTTTCACCACTCCCCCTTCAATCGAGAGATAGTTCTCCACCTTTCTTCCTTCTTCGCTTTTCGGGTAGAAGATCACCCTCATTCCTTCGGGCAACTGCTCCGTCACCCCCTTCCAATCAAGCTTGATCTGTACTCCGCTGACAGGATAATCATCCAGTATATCTCTAAATTCACATCCCGCTAAAAGCACCGATAGCCCCAATAGAAGCAAAAGAAACACACATTTTGTACACCGCATAGCTACCGCCTCCTTCCCTGAATGAGCCATACCAAAGAAACCTTGGCTTTCGTAGGCCCTATAAAATGATAGCGTCCGCTACTTGTCCATATCAAATCACTTTCGTAGGTAGTATATTTTCGGTATTCTGTTTCCAGATAGCCAATCCCCAGACTGAATTCAAGAGCCAGGTGCCGGGCCAGTCGATGACCGTAACCATAAGTCAGTCCAGAAGCTGCATAATAGTTTCCCCGATATCCTTTATCCTTATCAAACTGGAAGTCGTACACTCCCCCTTCAGCATATATTCCCAGAAAATGTCCCGTCAACCGTTCACGATTCTTACGATTCCCAAGCCAGTAACGTACCTCAGCACCTCCCGAAAGAAGCTGGTAACAGAAGCCGCGCTTATTGTTCGACCACCAGGGACATTTATATTCCATATTCAAAGACCACCGCTGCCCTACGGGCAATTCCACCTCCACATTCGGAGCCAAAGCTAAATCATAAAGTATATTGTTCTTCAATGCAATCACTGTTCTACGCGGGGTTTCCCTCTTACTTTCTGCCTCAACATACGGAGAAAAAGTCATTAGTTCCATTTTTCCCTCCGGTAGAGTATTTACAGGCAATGCTAATGTAGCTATCGACAAACTGTCTTTTATCTCCCCTATCCGTTCTACTTTCCGGAATTGATGTTCCGACAAATAAGCGTAAGGTTTTCCACCATCCAAATAGTGCAACAGCTTTATCAGCTTTTCAAAGTTCCCGAAGTGTCGCCGGATTAACGCCAGCACATC
This window contains:
- a CDS encoding helix-turn-helix domain-containing protein — translated: MQTYSACGAVISCQQCPKAVANAIIYASHSRGFHLPAQKCEENIMIFLLEGEVLVNSQEYAGTVLHAGEFILQAIGSKYEILALTDVECVCYRFNQPELFCEERYKYIMKSVTPPLIFTPLKITNELNFFLSASKAYLVEEKICRELLSLKRKELAFILGQYYSDYDLSMLVHSLSRYTSSFEYFVLQNHMKVKTVEELAQLGGYTTTTFRRIFNSVFHKPVYEWMMEKRKESIAYELRYTEATISEICYKYGFESLPHFSNYCKKYFGSSPRGLRSVQSVATEETQTFCEEVG
- a CDS encoding endonuclease/exonuclease/phosphatase family protein, producing MKKNLLLLLLCLFCSVNLCNAKAKSTFRVFQLNLWHGGAKVPNGDQGIIDVLDQMDADVVFLCEVRDGKRFIPHVIEELKKRGKHYYGETFDLAIGILSKFKPDSMTKCCIVPGDESRAMVKMTTTIEGQPVSFYSCHLDYRNYECYMPRGYSGTSWKKIDNPITDESEVLKANRLSFRDESIHAFVQEVQTDIKQGRPVIMGGDFNEPSHLDWQADTKNLWDHNGAVIHWDCSMMLHEAGFKDSYREKYPNPVRYPGFTFPAGNKLAEEAKLEKLAWAPEADERDRIDFIYYYPMNSILSLKNCILVGPSETVVRGIIIENDSKDKFLTPSCVWPTDHKGNLATFKIHKASSKSL
- a CDS encoding fimbrillin family protein, which produces MKKILLAAVAALAIVGCSQNEEIEKAGEKAKINFGAVVSNATRANIVNNADFKSFKVYGYKTATKIGPDVTLGEFMPGVVVNKKDVNKWEYTSGPYYWPTTGFVQFFSVSPEQTLTVTTNYPHFDYTVGEIGDQKDLLAANLIDKNKDAGDLQLPFCHLLTQVNFSIKGEVGFTYTLTKLELTGVKDQGTFTFDGSKTAGTWTEVKVSATPTVYAYTGSVELISNADADVSNLDQSTAALFMLLPQAIAADAVKVKVTYSAKVTEEGGNGQSTLEDGVKEVSLPAITWEKGKRVRYTLSLTSDAAQVTFGEPEWGEWSDAEPQADPITPVK
- a CDS encoding DUF5119 domain-containing protein, whose translation is MRCTKCVFLLLLLGLSVLLAGCEFRDILDDYPVSGVQIKLDWKGVTEQLPEGMRVIFYPKSEEGRKVENYLSIEGGVVKVPPGYYDMVIYNYNTESVLIRGDGAYETIEAYTGPCTGLNSSEAMVWSPDPLYVVSVKDMKIEKSEKMLLMEFQPKLVVKNYSFEIKVKGLKNVASIICNVDGMNGSYYISNGSCTASVAPIYVEARKGGDVIRGSFSAFFVSESAGTRSGSEVTMKLLLVKVDNTVQEVKVDITAAVTAPSPPPTPPEEGEGDPATDIEIPIDEEIEVDDVEVPPGGGGGMGGDVGDWDDETDVELPVN
- a CDS encoding DUF3575 domain-containing protein is translated as MKVRVGLYIFLILSFLILGKAEMRAERLAAKKDICNPTDRMFQPETWSKIYQWVMNDPQVPDKEDVLALIRRHFGNFEKLIKLLHYLDGGKPYAYLSEHQFRKVERIGEIKDSLSIATLALPVNTLPEGKMELMTFSPYVEAESKRETPRRTVIALKNNILYDLALAPNVEVELPVGQRWSLNMEYKCPWWSNNKRGFCYQLLSGGAEVRYWLGNRKNRERLTGHFLGIYAEGGVYDFQFDKDKGYRGNYYAASGLTYGYGHRLARHLALEFSLGIGYLETEYRKYTTYESDLIWTSSGRYHFIGPTKAKVSLVWLIQGRRR